A genomic window from Paenibacillus sp. FSL K6-0276 includes:
- a CDS encoding sensor histidine kinase: MRKWSRFRDRNIRQKLFLTYTLLMIVPLVVISIYFYIYAMSVFESRIVKSFQETNQQMVSTADSFVSSMFKSSEQPFYDERLMQILSKDYSAETYETFEKSMDFRYISDNVFKELMSFNPDIDSILIYPVNSSLIYRRGYDTTFNYRYSPVHEPWYRTIVNNAERPILVGMHEEKQMYAKPRPVLSVGRVLVDVGTYQKLGVLLINFRMDKLEKLFSGLGDKQDVNQFIVDDKGMVVFSSDPAMIGMEYSQVMAKMKPDKENYYVVHDKSNVSGWQFYSIVLRDKLLAEINQIRNFSTLLLLLLIMLGFVTAYLVSGSITNPIRRLNRLMRKVEKGDFDVTAQQDSLDEVGHLSRSFNRMTAEIKELIEQTKIEEKKKRSAELNALQNQINPHFIYNTLSVIKWMAQAQMANNITETVDDMIKVLSFSTRNTQEFVSIEEEVAFIHSYLELLQLRYFNVFDFEIDVAPNVLECRTLKFMVQPFVENAVFHGFAEDSRQYNLSIRVQRKGNDIQFTISDNGMGISEEQLSRLLQQEMSDGQTMNSIGVGNVSKRLKLHFGARYGVTIHSQEGEGTTVLILIPAMEHPQNHAGTRKEGYA; encoded by the coding sequence ATGCGGAAATGGAGTAGGTTTCGGGATCGCAACATACGGCAAAAGCTGTTTTTGACCTACACGCTGTTGATGATTGTTCCTCTCGTGGTGATTAGTATTTACTTCTACATATACGCCATGTCCGTTTTTGAATCCCGCATTGTGAAATCGTTTCAGGAGACGAATCAGCAGATGGTATCCACTGCGGACTCGTTTGTTAGCAGTATGTTCAAATCTTCGGAGCAGCCTTTTTATGACGAAAGACTGATGCAGATTTTGTCGAAGGATTATTCTGCTGAAACCTATGAGACGTTTGAAAAAAGTATGGATTTTCGCTACATAAGTGATAACGTTTTCAAAGAGTTGATGTCATTTAATCCGGATATTGATTCCATTCTGATCTACCCTGTAAATAGTTCATTAATCTACCGTAGGGGTTATGATACGACTTTCAATTATAGATATAGTCCGGTACATGAACCATGGTACCGGACCATTGTGAATAATGCGGAGAGGCCAATTCTGGTCGGCATGCACGAGGAGAAACAGATGTACGCCAAGCCCCGCCCTGTACTATCTGTAGGCCGTGTACTGGTGGATGTGGGTACCTATCAGAAGCTTGGTGTGCTGCTCATTAATTTCCGGATGGATAAGCTTGAGAAGCTATTCAGCGGACTGGGTGACAAACAGGACGTAAACCAGTTCATCGTGGATGATAAAGGGATGGTTGTGTTCAGTTCAGATCCGGCCATGATTGGGATGGAATATAGTCAGGTCATGGCAAAAATGAAGCCGGACAAAGAAAACTACTATGTTGTTCACGATAAGTCCAATGTGTCAGGATGGCAATTCTACAGCATCGTTCTTCGTGACAAGCTGCTCGCCGAAATTAACCAGATACGCAATTTTTCTACACTGCTGCTTCTTTTGTTGATTATGTTGGGTTTCGTAACAGCATACCTTGTATCCGGCAGTATCACCAATCCGATTCGAAGGCTCAATCGGCTGATGCGCAAGGTAGAGAAGGGGGATTTTGATGTTACGGCTCAGCAGGACAGTCTGGATGAAGTGGGACATTTGTCGCGTTCCTTTAACCGGATGACTGCCGAAATCAAAGAATTGATTGAGCAAACCAAAATTGAAGAGAAGAAGAAGCGGAGTGCGGAACTTAATGCGCTGCAAAATCAAATTAATCCGCATTTCATTTATAATACGCTCTCCGTGATTAAATGGATGGCGCAGGCTCAAATGGCGAACAACATTACGGAAACGGTAGATGATATGATCAAAGTTCTGTCCTTTTCCACACGTAATACTCAGGAGTTTGTTTCTATTGAAGAAGAAGTGGCCTTTATACACAGCTATCTGGAACTGCTGCAGCTCAGGTACTTTAATGTGTTTGATTTTGAAATCGATGTTGCACCGAATGTTTTGGAATGCAGAACGTTAAAATTCATGGTGCAGCCTTTTGTGGAGAATGCGGTGTTTCACGGCTTTGCAGAAGACTCTCGTCAATATAACTTGAGTATACGTGTGCAGAGAAAAGGCAACGATATTCAGTTTACGATCTCGGATAACGGGATGGGGATCTCGGAGGAACAGCTAAGTAGGCTCTTGCAACAGGAAATGTCGGACGGGCAAACGATGAATTCCATTGGT
- the pgmB gene encoding beta-phosphoglucomutase, with protein MSEVNKEHQEIQALIFDLDGVITDTAKYHYEAWKQLAEELGIHFDLEFNEQLKGIDRMASLEKILSQLPDGGAAFTLEQKQEWAERKNNNYQGLIQSVDESEILPGILELFHDLKQAGIPIGLASASRNAGTLLRQLKVESYIHVIADPESVAHGKPAPDIFLKAAEALGVDPRYCVGVEDAEAGVQAIKSAGMFAVGVGDAEILSKADYIVPETSKLSLSNIRQHMVGR; from the coding sequence CTGAGCGAAGTGAATAAAGAACATCAGGAGATTCAAGCCTTAATTTTTGATCTGGACGGAGTGATTACCGATACGGCGAAATATCATTATGAAGCCTGGAAGCAGTTGGCGGAGGAACTGGGTATTCACTTTGACCTAGAATTTAATGAGCAGCTCAAGGGTATCGACCGCATGGCTTCTCTGGAAAAAATACTGAGTCAACTACCGGACGGCGGTGCAGCCTTCACTTTGGAACAAAAACAGGAATGGGCTGAACGGAAGAACAACAACTATCAAGGCCTGATTCAGAGCGTGGATGAATCGGAAATTTTGCCAGGCATTCTGGAATTGTTCCATGATCTCAAGCAGGCTGGAATACCGATCGGGCTGGCTTCGGCCAGCCGCAATGCCGGAACACTGCTGCGGCAGTTGAAGGTAGAGTCTTATATTCATGTGATCGCCGATCCGGAAAGCGTGGCTCATGGAAAACCTGCACCGGATATTTTTCTGAAGGCGGCGGAGGCGCTAGGTGTTGACCCCCGTTATTGTGTTGGAGTAGAGGATGCAGAGGCTGGAGTTCAGGCGATAAAAAGTGCAGGGATGTTTGCCGTAGGGGTTGGTGATGCAGAGATCCTATCGAAAGCGGATTACATTGTTCCGGAAACATCGAAGCTCTCTTTGTCCAACATCCGGCAGCATATGGTAGGCCGTTGA
- a CDS encoding glycosyl hydrolase family 65 protein, producing the protein MIEYKGLNALDDGWVIAETEFDARFLGKFETIFCQGNGYLGLRAATEESYPGERRNLFVAGAFNRFANQEVTELPNAADMVQLEIRLNGKPFHLEKGKIHSYRRELDLRQGELRRDILWEDEHGDQFKMTFLRFVSLQDRHLMGMRVEITPLTKSAEIFISSGINGQMTNSGAQHFIEGERRVFDKELLQLTATTSESNIEFVHTCVHQMYEGGVRLTTAPAPSMDRRKVSLTYKLKAEVGKCITLDKVASVHTSHDKEWRDRGAAHQALQDTAREYLSKKAEKGFDVLVNENEQAWKSVWAKANIEIKSNDVFDQLAIRFSQYHLLLMTPAHDSRFSVGAKGLTGEGYKGHVFWDTEIFILPYFLYMDPQTARKLVEYRYHTLNGARTKARDNGYRGAMYPWESAATGEEETPEWGPVDIVTGKPTFIWTGKIEQHITADVAYGVWHYYQATGDQEYMDRYGYEIIFETATFWASRLEWSDKEQKYHICDVIGPDEYKEHVSNNAFTNYMAYWNMTKAIECTRKLMQAQSDVYLTLESKLALTERLKEWEDKSKQIYLPQPDMHSFIIPQDDTYLNKQIIDLEKYRDQDQVASILADYSMTQLSEIQVSKQADILVLFYLLEDWFSKETKAANWHYYEPKTLHDSSLSLSTHSMLASDVNELELAYDMFAKAARIDLGTNMHSCDEGIHSASIGGIWKAAIMGFGGVRSWEGSLRLNPKLPQAWERLSFPLAWQGERLQVTVTRGKLEVERLTSGLGELTLLIHGREYVLKDRIVTDLKEAERSE; encoded by the coding sequence GTGATTGAATATAAAGGGTTGAATGCGCTCGATGACGGATGGGTGATTGCGGAAACAGAGTTTGACGCTAGATTTTTAGGGAAGTTCGAAACCATTTTTTGTCAGGGGAACGGATATCTTGGGCTAAGAGCTGCTACAGAGGAGTCCTATCCGGGTGAACGCCGCAACTTGTTTGTTGCAGGAGCGTTTAACCGCTTTGCCAATCAGGAGGTTACAGAGCTTCCGAATGCCGCAGATATGGTGCAGCTCGAAATCCGTCTGAACGGTAAACCATTTCATTTAGAAAAAGGAAAAATTCACAGCTACCGTCGGGAGCTGGATTTACGGCAAGGAGAGCTCCGGCGTGACATCCTCTGGGAGGATGAGCACGGCGATCAGTTTAAGATGACTTTCCTGCGGTTCGTATCGCTACAGGACCGGCATCTAATGGGTATGCGGGTGGAAATTACCCCGCTGACGAAATCCGCGGAAATTTTTATTTCTTCCGGTATCAACGGGCAGATGACAAATTCGGGCGCACAGCATTTTATAGAAGGTGAGCGGCGGGTGTTTGATAAAGAGCTGCTCCAGCTTACCGCAACGACATCGGAGTCGAATATTGAATTTGTACATACCTGTGTCCATCAGATGTATGAGGGGGGTGTACGTCTTACAACTGCGCCAGCTCCGAGCATGGATCGCAGAAAAGTTTCACTGACTTACAAGCTTAAAGCGGAAGTCGGCAAGTGCATTACGCTGGATAAGGTGGCTTCGGTGCATACGAGTCATGATAAGGAGTGGAGAGATCGGGGGGCCGCGCATCAAGCTTTGCAGGATACCGCCCGGGAATATCTCAGCAAGAAGGCAGAGAAAGGCTTTGATGTACTTGTTAATGAAAACGAGCAGGCCTGGAAAAGCGTATGGGCCAAAGCCAACATTGAGATCAAGAGCAACGACGTCTTTGATCAGTTGGCCATCCGTTTTTCACAGTATCATCTGCTTCTGATGACACCTGCTCATGACAGTCGTTTCTCTGTAGGAGCCAAGGGACTGACAGGAGAGGGATACAAGGGACACGTATTCTGGGACACAGAAATTTTTATTCTGCCATACTTTTTGTATATGGACCCGCAGACAGCCCGTAAGCTGGTGGAATATCGTTATCACACCTTGAACGGTGCGAGGACAAAAGCGCGTGACAATGGTTATCGCGGCGCGATGTACCCTTGGGAATCCGCAGCAACCGGCGAGGAAGAGACTCCTGAGTGGGGCCCTGTAGATATCGTTACCGGAAAGCCAACCTTTATTTGGACAGGCAAAATCGAACAGCATATTACAGCGGACGTGGCATATGGCGTGTGGCATTATTATCAGGCTACCGGTGATCAGGAATATATGGACCGGTACGGATATGAGATTATATTTGAAACAGCCACTTTCTGGGCAAGCCGGCTGGAGTGGAGCGATAAGGAACAGAAGTATCATATCTGTGATGTGATTGGTCCGGACGAATATAAGGAACATGTCTCTAACAATGCATTCACTAACTATATGGCCTACTGGAATATGACAAAAGCAATCGAATGCACCCGCAAGCTTATGCAAGCGCAAAGTGATGTTTATTTGACTTTGGAAAGTAAGTTGGCTCTAACCGAGCGATTGAAGGAATGGGAGGATAAATCCAAGCAGATCTATCTGCCGCAGCCGGATATGCATTCGTTCATCATTCCGCAGGACGATACTTATTTGAACAAGCAAATTATTGATCTGGAGAAGTACCGTGATCAGGATCAGGTGGCTTCCATTCTTGCCGACTACAGCATGACCCAGCTCAGTGAAATACAGGTTTCGAAGCAGGCGGATATTCTCGTTTTGTTTTACTTACTGGAGGACTGGTTCTCTAAAGAGACTAAAGCGGCGAATTGGCATTATTACGAGCCGAAAACGTTGCATGACTCTTCGCTCAGCTTATCCACGCACAGTATGCTGGCTAGCGATGTCAATGAACTGGAATTGGCTTATGATATGTTTGCCAAGGCAGCCCGCATTGATTTGGGTACAAACATGCATAGCTGCGATGAAGGTATTCATTCAGCTTCGATTGGCGGCATTTGGAAGGCAGCGATCATGGGTTTTGGCGGGGTTCGTTCCTGGGAGGGCTCTCTTCGCCTGAACCCGAAACTTCCACAGGCCTGGGAGCGCTTGTCTTTCCCGCTTGCCTGGCAGGGTGAGCGTCTGCAGGTGACGGTTACCCGTGGCAAGCTGGAGGTGGAGCGCCTAACTTCAGGATTGGGTGAGCTTACCTTGCTCATTCATGGCCGAGAATACGTGTTGAAGGATCGTATCGTTACAGACTTGAAGGAGGCTGAGCGAAGTGAATAA